The following proteins come from a genomic window of Neofelis nebulosa isolate mNeoNeb1 chromosome 5, mNeoNeb1.pri, whole genome shotgun sequence:
- the LOC131511422 gene encoding olfactory receptor 5H2-like has translation MEKDNATLLTELILTGLTYEPQWQISLFLVFLVIYLLTIVGNLGLIALIWNDPQLHIPMYFFLGSLAFVDAWISSTVTPKMLVNFFAKSKMISLPECMIQFFSLAISITTECFLLATMAYDRYVAICKPLLYPVIMSNTLCIQLLVLSFSGGLLHAIIHNALLFRLTFCDSIIVHHFYCDIMPLFKISCTDPSINFLIVFIFAGSIQMFTILIVLVSYTLVLFSILKKKSLQGIRKAFSTCGAHLLSVCLYYGPLVLMYMRPVSAQSDGQDMMDSLFYTIIIPFLNPIIYSLRNKKVIDSLRKILKRNS, from the coding sequence ATGGAAAAAGATAATGCAACACTACTGACAGAGTTAATTCTCACAGGACTCACATATGAACCACAGTGGCAAATCTCCCTATTCCTGGTGTTCTTGGTTATCTATCTTCTCACCATTGTGGGGAACCTTGGTCTGATTGCTCTCATATGGAATGACCCTCAGCTTCACATccccatgtactttttccttgGAAGTTTGGCATTTGTGGATGCTTGGATATCATCCACAGTGACCCCCAAGATGCTGGTCAACTTTTTTGCCAAGAGCAAAATGATATCTCTTCCTGAATGCATGATACAGTTTTTTTCCTTGGCAATCAGTATAACCACGGAATGTTTTCTGCTGGCAACAATGGCTTATGATCGCTATGTGGCCATATGCAAACCATTACTTTACCCAGTGATTATGTCCAATACACTATGCATCCAGCTgttagttttgtcattttcaggTGGCCTTCTTCATGCCATAATTCACAATGCTTTGTTATTCAGATTAACCTTCTGTGATTCCATCATAGTACATCACTTTTACTGTGACATTATGCCATTGTTTAAGATTTCTTGTACTGACCCTTCTATTAATTTTctgatagtatttatttttgctggGTCAATACAGATGTTCACCATTCTGATAGTTCTTGTCTCCTATACACTAGTTCTCttttcaatcttaaaaaagaagtcaCTACAAGGGATAAGAaaagccttctccacctgtggAGCCCATCTCTTATCTGTCTGTTTGTACTATGGCCCTCTTGTCTTAATGTATATGCGCCCTGTATCTGCACAATCAGATGGTCAAGATATGATGGACTCTCTATTTTATACTATCATAATTCCTTTCTTAAATCCAATTATCTATAGCTTGAGAAATAAGAAAGTCATAGATtcattgagaaaaatattaaagagaaattctTAG